The Zonotrichia leucophrys gambelii isolate GWCS_2022_RI unplaced genomic scaffold, RI_Zleu_2.0 Scaffold_1373_11869, whole genome shotgun sequence region tgatttttgggtgatttggctgatttttgtgccgattttgggtgatttttggagtgatttgggctgatttttgaGTGATTTTTGAGTGATTTTTGTGCcgattttggggctgatttggggtaatttggggctgattttgggccgatttttgtgctgattttgggctgatttttggctgatttttatgctgatttccccatttttttcccccatttcccctgtTCCAGACTCGTTTGTGATCCGgctctttgggattttggggctgattttgggccGATTTTTGTGCCggtttttgggctgatttttgggtgattttggggtgattttggggtgattttgtgctgatttttgtgccgatttttgtgctgatttttgggtgatttttgtgctgatttttggctgattttgtgctgatttttgtgctcatttttgtgctgatttttgggtgattttggggtgattttggggtgatttttgtgctgatttttgtgccgatttttgtgctgattttcccattttttggttgattttccCCCATTGCAGACTCGTTTGTGATCCGGctctttggggattttggggctgatttttgtgctgatttttggctgattttggtgctgatttttgggtgatttggggctgattttggtgccgatttttgtgtgattttggtgccgatttttgggctgatttttgggtgatttgggggtgattttggtgctgattttgtgctgatttttgggtgatttgaGTCtgattttgggcagatttttgggtgatttgaGTCtgattttgggcagatttttgggtgattAGAGTCTGATTTTGGGCAGATTATTGtgtgatttttgtgctgatttttgggtgatttggggctgattttggggtgattttggtgccgatttttggctgatttttgggtgatttggggctgatttttgggctgatctttcccatttttgggctgattttgtgccgattttttggctgattttgtGCCAAATTTTGTGCcgatttttgtgctgatttttgggtaatttttgagtgatttttttgctgatttttgtgctgatttccccattttttgttGATTTCCCCCGCTGCAGACTCGTTTGTGATCTGGCTCTTTGGGgatttgggctgattttggtgccaatttttgtgctgatttttgggtgatttgggctgattttggttccgatttttgggtgatttgaGTCtgattttgggcagatttttgagtgatttgggctgattttggtgCTGATATTTGGGTGATTTGTGGCTGATTTTTGTGCcgatttttgggctgattttggagggatttggggtgattttggtgcCGATTTGGGGGTAATTTTTGagtgatttttgtgctgatttttgggtgattttgggctgattttggggtgactttgGTGCcgatttttgggtgattttttgctgatttttttgctgatttttgtgccgatttttgtgctgattttgggataattttttggttgattttcccctttcccagacTCGTTTGTGATCCGGctctttggggattttggggctgatttttgggtgattttgtgctgatttttgtgctgattttccccattttttcccatttccccccattgCAGACTCGTTTGTGATCCGGctctttggggattttggggctgatttggggctgatttttgggtgaCTTTGGTGCcgatttttgggtgatttggggctgattttgggctatttttgggctgattttgggctgattttggggtgatttggggctgatttttgggtgatttttggctgattttgtgccgatttttgtgctgatttttgggtgattttttgctgatttttgtgctgatttttgtgctgattttccccattattttcccccattttcccccgtTGCAGACTCGTTTGTGATCCGGctctttggggattttggggctgattttggggctgatttttgggtgatttttgtgccgatttttgggtgatttggggctgatttggggctgatttttgggtgatttttgagtgatttttttgctgatttttgtgctgattttggggtaatttttcccattttttggttgattttccCCGTTGCAGACTCGTTTGTGATCCGGctctttggggattttggggctgatttttgggctgatttttgggtgatttttgtgccgatttttgtgcagatttttgggtgacttggggctgattttggggtaatcttttgctgattttgtgccgatttttgtgctgatttctctcattttttccccactgcagACTCGTTTGTGATCCGGctctttggggattttggtgccgatttttgggtgattttggggctgatttttgggctgatctttcccatttttgggctgatttggggctgattttggggctgatttttgggtgaCTTTGGTGCcgatttttgggctgatttttgggtgatttggggctgatttagGGCtatttttgggctgatttttgtgctgattttgtgctgattttccctcattttttcccctttcccagacTCGTTTGTGATCCGGctctttggggattttggggctgattttggtgccgatttttgtgctgatttttgggtgatttggggctatttttgggctgatttttgtgctgatttttgtgctgattttcccattttttggttgattttcccctttcccagacTCGTTTGTGATCCGGctctttggggattttgtgccgatttttgtgctgatttctctcattttttccccactgcagACTCGTTTGTGATCCGGCTCTTTGACCGCAGtgtggagctggggcagttcccGGCAGGGACCCCCCTGTACCCCGTGTGCCGCGCCTGGATCGGGCActgccccgcccccgccccgccccccgaACAGGTCACCCCCcctgggttatactgggttatactgggagggactgggagggactgggggcaAAAAACCCGGCGGTTTtagggtgaaaaatggggattttaggggcaaaaatgggaattttagaGGGGAAAGTGGGACTGGTCCATAccggtccatactggtccatactggtccatactggtttatactggtttatactggtccataccggtttatactggtccatactggtttataccggtccatactggtttataccggtccatactggtttatcctggtccatactggtccatactggtccatactggtccatactggtttatactggtttatactggtttatactggtttatcctggtccatactggtccgtactggtttatactggtccatactggtttatactggtccatactggtttatactggtccgtactggtttatactggtttgtactggtccatactggtccatactggtccataccggtccatactggtttatcctggtccatactggtccataccgGTCCATAccggtccatactggtttatactggttcatactggtccatactggtttatactggtttatactggtttatactggtccatactggtccataccgGTCCATAccggtccatactggtttatactggtttataccggtccatactggtttatactggtccatactggtttataccgGTCCATACCGGtctatactggtccatactggtttatactggtttttaCTGGTTCCCGCTCCCGTTCCAGGCCCCCCCCGGCTCCGAGGCCGTTCTGTCGCtgcccccccccggccccgccctgGCCCCGCGCGTCCCCTCCCCCCTGGGCCCCGACGAGGGAGCGGCGCCGCCCGACCaggtgggacccccaaaacccgctaaaaatatcccaaaaatcccctaaaaataccaaaaaccaattttaaaaaaatcccaaaaatcacctcaaaactcccaaaaacctaaaacaaaaatcccaaatatcccctaaaaaattttccaaaaacctccaaaaaatttctttaacatatcccaaaaatctcctttaaaaaattcccaaaatatcccaaaaatcgcccccaaaaattccctaaaaaaccccaaaaaattctccttaaaatcccccaaattccccctggccccgccccctgggCTGCTTTGGCCCCGCCCACCGGGTGATGTAATGGTTgttggccccgccccctggGCTGCTTTGGCCCCGCCCACCGGGTGATGTAATGGTTgttggccccgcccccaggtGTTAGACCCCGCCCCCTCGATTACGTCATTGATCTACAAGAACATGGACAGGTGGAAACGTGTCCGGCAGCGGTGAGAGAGggactggggaaactgggatggactgggacaaactgggagggactgggagggactgggatggactgggggaactgggatggactgggagaaactgggatggactgggagatactgggataaactgggatggactgggagggactggggggaactgggataaactgggataaactgggatggactgggagggactgggataaactgggatggactgggataaactgggatgaactgggagggactgggataaactgggagggactgggagggactgggataaactgggagggactgggataaactgggacaaactgggatggactggggggaactgggagggactgggagaaactgggataaactgggatggactgggagggactgggataaactgggagggactgggagggactgggacaaactgggataaactgggagggactgggatggactgggagggactgggagggactgggataaactgggataaactgggatagactgggataaactgggacaaactgggatggactgggataaactgggacggactgggataaactgggacaaactgggataaactggagggactgggataaactgggatggactgggagggactgggatggactgggggggactgggagggactgggataaactgggacaaactgggatggactgggggaactgggataaactgggatggactgggggaactgggatggactgggagggactgggataaactgggggggactgggggtgactggttatactggtttatactgggatgggactgggagggtGTCACTGGTTCATAGTGATCTctactggtccatactggtctatactggtccatactggtttatactggtcgATACCGGTCCATACCAGTCCCtaactggtttgtactggtaTATAGTGGTTTATACTGctccatactggtttatactgatCCGTACCAGTCCCtaactggtccatactggtccgtactggtttatactggtccatactggtttatactggtctatactggtccatactggtccgtactggtctgtactggtccatactggtttatactggtccatactggtccatactggtccataccgGTCCCtaactggtccatactggtccatactggtccatactggtccatactggtccatactggtccatactggtccataccgGTCCCTaactggtccgtactggtccatactggtctatactggtccaTACCGGTCCGTACCGGTCCCtaactggtccatactggtccatactggtccgtaGCTGGCGGGAGGCGgcgcagcggcagcagcagcgctacgggcccagcctgaggctgctGCGAATCATCTACGAGCGACAgtgaggccacgcccaccgGGACACGCCCACCATGGCCACGCCCACCCTGAGATAAACCACGCCCACTCAGACCCCGCCCACATTGGCCACACCCACTTCAACCGCGCCTGTGAGCCCAACCAAGCTGGCCACGCCCACCCTGACATCAACCATGGCCACTCAGACCCCGCCCACATCGACCACACCCATGGCCCCGCCCACTCAGACCCTGCCCacccctggccccgccccctccccaataaAAACGCCTCCGCTGCCATATTTGGGTGTGGGCGTGGTCAATGCCTTTATTGGGGAAAAGGGGCGGGGCTCCGATGGGATCGGGGTGACGTCATCGCTGCGGTGGGAGGAAAGAAGGGGAGGGGTTAAAAGCGGTGAAGCCACGCCCCCTTTTGGGATGGCCACGCCCACTTCGGGGGGGCAGTGAGCTGCTCATCCTGGTTTGCCATTGGCTGGGCTTGGCCACGCCCCTGTTTTGCCATTGGTTGCTTTATGCCCCACCCCCAATCAGTGAAGCCACGCCCACAACTTCTCCCATTGGTTGCTGTGAGCCCCGCCCTCATCTCTAAGCTTTCCCATTGGCTGATACAGGCCCCACCCCCTCTCAGCTCTCCGCCATTGGCTGGGTGAAGCCCCGCCCCTTCCCCACTTCTTATTGGTTACTTCTGGCCCCACCCCTTCTCAGGCCTCTCCCATTGGTTGCTCTAAGCCCCTCCCCTATCAGATTGAAGCCCCGCCCCCTCAAGGTTCTCTGATTGGCTCCTTCAGGATCCGCCCCCTTTCTGGTCTCTCCTATTGGCTGATCTAAGCTCCGCCCCCTTTCTGACTTCCCATTGGCCAAATTTTGTGCTGCCCAATCCCATTGGTCACCTTAAGCTCCGCCCCCTCAGAGCTTTCCCATTGGCTGTTTTAAACCTCCTTCTCTACCATTGGCTGCTTTAGGCCACGCCCCCAATTTTGGGCTATCTCATTGGTTGCTTTAAGCCCCACCTCCTCTCACTGATTTCCTATTGGTTCTGTAAAGCCccgcccccaaatccccacatggccccgcccctcccttccccattgGCCAATCCAAGCCACGCCCCCCACTCCAGGCCCTCCCATTGGCTGCTCACGGCCCCATCCCCAATTTTGACCTCTCCCATTGGCTCCTTTAAGCCCCACCCCTTCCAAGCCCCGCCCCCAACTCCCAGCCCTCCCATTGGCCCATTGCGGCCCCGCCCTCACCTTGCTGCGCCGCCATTGGCTGCCGCCGGGGCTCAGGGCTCTCCCATTGGCTGGGTGAAGCTGAGGGCGTCGCCCAGGGCTCCCCATTGGCCGCGGCGCGTCTGGAACAGCCCCACCCacaggcccaggcccagcccccagagccccgcCCCCAGCGCCGAGCGCAGCACGTCTGcaagggggggaaatgggggaaaacatGGATCAAAATCGGCCAAAAGTCACCtgaaactgccccaaaatccgCCTAAAATCAGCCCAAACTCGACCCAAAATCTGACtgaaaatcaccccaaaatcagcccaaaaaccAGAGCAAAGTCAGAgccaaaaatgacccaaaacctgcccaaaaatcagcccaaaatctgAGCCAAAACTGAGCCAAAATCagccaaaattcacccaaaactGAGCCAAAATCggccaaaattcacccaaaaactgccccaaaatctgagccaaaatcagccaaaattcacccaaaaactGCCCAAACTAAACCCAAATTCTGACtgaaaatcaccccaaaatcacccaaaacccacccaaaaattacccaaagaatccccaaaatcagagcaaaaatcacccaaaactgccccaaaatctgcccaaaacTGGGCAAAATCAGCCTAAAAACCGCCCAAAATCAGAGCCAAAACTGAGCCAAAATCggccaaaattcacccaaaaactgccccaaaatcagcctaaaatcaaccccaaaatcacccaaaatcagacccaaaactgcccaaatTCAGCCCAAGAATCAGACACAAAATTGACCCAAATATggccaaaatcagcccaaaattcacccaaaatctgAGCCAAAACTGAGCCAAAATCagccaaaattcacccaaaatcagcccaaaaactgccccaaagtcaaccccaaaatcagcccaaactCGACCCAAAATCTGACtgaaaatcaccccaaaatgacccaaaattagcccaaaaaccaaagcaaaatcagagccaaaaatggcccaaaatcagccaaaattaacccaaaatcagcccaaaaatcagcccaaaatcagaGCCAAAACTGCCCAAATTCAGCTCAAAAATCAGACACAAAAGTGACCCAAATATggccaaaatcagcccaaaaatcacccaaatatctccccaaaatcagaaccaaaattgcccaaaagtgaccccaaatcagcccaaaatcagacccaaaacccacccaaaaattacccaaagaatccccaaaatcagagccccccgttttttcccccattttttcccgtTTTCTCCAATTTTCCCGTTTCCCCCCCAATTCCCCTGTTTTccgccccttttttcccccaatttttcctcccattttttcccggtttttctcccatttccccccccgttttttcccccccatttttccctgtttttcccaatttcaccatttcccccccaatttccccgttttccccccatttttcccaatttccccaattcccctctttttccccccattattcccattttccccatttcccccattccccGCTCACAGGTTTTGATCCTGGGCTGTTCCCCGAAGGGCGGCGCCAGGAACGCCGGGCGGAAAAACCAAACCACGTTCACCAACCACAGAAacggcagcagcaggaaccccCCTACAACAGAGATACTACAGGGTTACTACAGGGTGTAATCACCAACCACaggaatggcagcagcaggaacccGCCTGGAAATGGGGATACAACAGAGATACTCATGGGTTACTAcaggaaaaaccaaaccacgTTCACCAGCCAGagaaagggcagcagcaggaacccaCCTACAACGGGGATACTCATAGGTTACTATGGGGTTACTATGGGGTTACTACAGGGAAAACCAAACCACGTTCACCAACCAGAGAAACGGCAGCAACAGGAACCCGCCTACAACAGAGATACTACAGGGTTACTACAGGGTTACTAcaggaaaaaccaaaccacgTTCACCAACCACAGGAacggcagcagcaggaacccGCCTGGGAAACAACGGGGTTACTACAGGGTTACACAGGGGTTACTCAGGGGTTACACAGgggttacacctgggatacacctgggacaggcacaggcacacctggacaggtcactcagggtcactcattggtcactcattggtcactcattggtcactccCCCGGGCTctactcattggtcactcagtggtcagtggtcagtggtcactcatggtcactCACCCAGGCAGTGTTTCATTCATTGGTCACTCATcggtcactcattggtcactcattggtcatttattggtcagtggtcactcatggtcactCACCCAGGCAGTGTTTCATtcattggtcagtggtcagttGGTCAGTGGTCATTGGTCAgttggtcagtggtcactcagggtcactcaccCAGGCAGTGTTTCATtcattggtcactcattggtcatTGGTCAGTTGGTCAGTTGGtcattggtcagtggtcagtggtcactcatggtcactCACCCAGGTAGTATTTCATTCATtggtcactcatggtcactcattggtcagttggtcagtggtcactcacccAGGCAGTGTTTCattcagtggtcactcagggtcactcattggtcagttggtcagtggtcactcagtggtcactcagggtcactcagtggtcagttggtcagtggtcactcatggtcactCACCCAGGCAGTATTTCATTCATTGGTCAGTTGGTCAgttggtcagtggtcactcagtggtcactcattggtcagttggtcagtggtcactcagcggtcactcagggtcactcagggtcactcattggtcagtggtcactcagggtcactcaccCAGGTAGTATTTCATtcattggtcagtggtcactcattggtcagtggtcactcagggtcactcagggtcactcaccCAGGTAGTATTTCACtcattggtcagtggtcactcattggtcagttggtcagtggtcactcacccAGGTAGTATTTCATtcattggtcagtggtcactcattggtcactcattggtcagtggtcagtggtcactcattggtcagtggtcactcacccAGGTAGTATTTCcggcacagctgcagcttctcctcattGGACACGCGCTCCAGGTTCATCTgcaccagtacaaaccagtataaaccagtacagaccagtacggaccagtataaaccagtatggaccagtatggaccagtaacACTGCCgacctcccagtccctcccagtataaaccagtatccCGCAATCTcgttcccagtccctcccagtccatcccagtccctcccagtccctcccagtccctcccagttccatcccagtccatcccagtttgatcccagtcccatcccagtccctcccagtccatcccagtttatcccagtccctcccagtccatcccagtccctcccagtccatcccagtttcctcccagttcaatcccagtccatcccagtccctcccagtccatcccagtccatcccagttcaatcccagtccctcccagtccatcccagtccatcccagtccatcccagttcattcccagtccctcccagtccctcccagtccatcccagtccatcccagtccctcccagtccatcccagtccatcccggTTTCCCCCCGGTTCTCACCGCGGCTCCGGCGCTACCGCTTCCACAGGACGCGGAAATCTCGCGAGACTTCGGCGCAGGGATTGAACTGGGcgagactgggagggactgggacgaactgggagggactgggacaaactgggatgaactgggagggactgggatgaactgggagcgCTCCTGAGAGCGCTGGGACCGAGCTGGGCCttactgggacaaactgggatcGAGCTGGGCCTTACTGGGAGCGCCGGGAGGTTTCCGCTCGCCACTTCCGCGTCCAAAGCCCCGCCCACTCCGCCCTAACCAATCAGCGCCTCCAACGCAGCCCCCACCGACCAATCAGCACCGCCCGTTCCCTCCCCGAGCCATCGCCACCGCCTCTACCCTGCCAACCAATCAGCGCTTCCGGCACGCCCCTAGCAACCAATCAAAAGAGGGGAGGGCAGAGATACCGCCTCCATGACGTCATTGCAGAGCGGGCGAGACCAACGCGGAACGGGGGGGGcctgggaggatttgggggaattttggggaaaatttgggaattttgagggaatttgggggttctgggccgggagtttgggaattttgggaattttgagggtCCAGGGTtggaattttgtgggaattttgtgggaattttgtggggatttttcgagaaggtttttgggattttgaaaggatttttctgatttttatttcatttttttgggattttggggggatttttggggtgaagtttttggggaatttttagggaatttttaaaatttttctggaagtttttaggctttattttttaatttttgaggattttggggcgatttttgggtggggatttttttaattttagcttattttttggagaattttgggggaatttttgggatttttgggcgaatttttggggggaattttgggtgaaaatttgggatttttttgggattttggggaggaattttgggattcttttcggattttttggtggaaattttgggattttttttggattttggggaggaattttggggatttttgggggaaattttggcgggaattttgggattttttttgggatttaggggaggaatttttgggggaaattttgggtgaaattttggaattttgggattttggggggaaattttggcgggaatttggggattttttttgggatttttggggaggaattattgggaaaattttggggaaaatttggcgggaattttgggatattttttttttattttggagagaaattttgggatttttgggggaaattttggcggaattttgggatttgttttgggattttggggaggaattttggggagaaattttGGGTGAA contains the following coding sequences:
- the LIN37 gene encoding protein lin-37 homolog, translated to LVCDPALWGFCADFCADFSHFFPTADSFVIRLFDRSVELGQFPAGTPLYPVCRAWIGHCPAPAPPPEQAPPGSEAVLSLPPPGPALAPRVPSPLGPDEGAAPPDQVLDPAPSITSLIYKNMDRWKRVRQRWREAAQRQQQRYGPSLRLLRIIYERQ
- the PSENEN gene encoding gamma-secretase subunit PEN-2, producing the protein MNLERVSNEEKLQLCRKYYLGGFLLLPFLWLVNVVWFFRPAFLAPPFGEQPRIKTYVLRSALGAGLWGLGLGLWVGLFQTRRGQWGALGDALSFTQPMGEP